Proteins found in one Quercus robur chromosome 2, dhQueRobu3.1, whole genome shotgun sequence genomic segment:
- the LOC126714079 gene encoding uncharacterized protein LOC126714079, translating to MVQLNANLFDSSEVKAEAEDGIFELEHVPLSQRRKLLRASTKRHKGFGGIIQNGSETDKSMPCIDVVVKKEDLNCDSSQGVLPFPSACSARVGDQQLSKKQNYDSKVPSGVSSEDPGCRILLDSAIDHCLQSSTCGKYVGLPGDGNHHDTQVNAYPYSEQGRCSGVNTDDVGEEKKHDVDDFTLHKSQTLLVVPAKIKVEHSGNLLNSLGNGVNGFAGDDMSAVAVKTEIPSDFPDDDLDHIVLKERRRMLLSRKLLELANPLQEGTSGGLSEFLKQQYAEKGKEDIHVGELVPGNQLDDKPEVTAFVSCRTLVTGSSDDIIAETSSVINQYSSESTKSGDDMEIHVSDKNSSERMMVELNSSEGQGYVPANTSSACTSLSSTFVKVKDEPGDNNNLPDPDKSAIRDFSFNKQPLKSELGVSDKLYGDDVDHMPLRDRMKMPTLVENNISRNNEYLKKSVLSSVGCSIIASESADPIRISRPRKRKKTVTDSVESALEEDAPGLLKVLIDKGVSVDEIKLYGEMESDEALDESFIEESFSELEAVITKLFSQRESFIKFASVRCTKGARATYCLACLFSLVEQARYLQFRQWPVEWGWCRDLQSFIFVFKRHNRIVLERPEYGYATYFFEIVDSLPVDWQIKRLVTAMRLSSCGRVSLIENKALVVGEDLTEGEAKVLMEYGWVPNSGLGSMLNYCDRVVHDRKNERDSSEWRSKIAKMLMDGYNGGIKVATNIPKKFENNVGSQNPEIKLEF from the exons ATGGTTCAAttgaatgcaaatttgtttgATTCCTCCGAGGTTAAGGCCGAGGCTGAGGATGGAATTTTTGAGCTTGAGCATGTTCCATTGTCACAAAGGCGAAAGCTTTTGAGGGCTTCAACTAAGCGCCATAAGGGTTTTGGTGGCATTATCCAAAATGGAAGCGAAACAGATAAATCTAT GCCTTGCATTGATGTCGTCGTGAAAAAAGAAGATTTGAACTGTGATTCATCACAG GGTGTTCTTCCTTTCCCTTCTGCTTGCTCTGCCAGAGTAGGAGATCAGCAATTgtcaaagaaacaaaattatgaTAGTAAAGTTCCCAGCGGAGTTTCTTCTGAAGACCCAGGCTGCAGAATTCTGCTTGACTCTGCAATTGATCATTGTCTACAAAGTTCTACTTGCGGAAAATATGTGGGTTTGCCTGGAGATGGCAACCACCATGATACTCAAGTAAATGCATATCCTTATTCTGAGCAGGGAAGATGTAGTGGAGTTAACACTGATGATGTtggagaagagaaaaaacatGATGTCGATGATTTCACTTTGCACAAAAGTCAGACATTGCTGGTGGTTCCTGCCAAAATTAAGGTTGAACATTCTGGCAACTTGCTAAATTCATTGGGTAATGGTGTAAATGGCTTTGCTGGTGATGACATGTCAGCAGTTGCGGTAAAAACTGAAATCCCCAGTGACTTTCCTGATGATGATCTTGATCACATTGTGCTGAAAGAGCGGCGAAGGATGCTGCTATCAAG GAAACTGTTGGAGCTTGCTAACCCACTTCAAGAg GGTACTTCTGGAGGCTTATCAGAATTCCTTAAACAACAGTATGCtgaaaaagggaaggaagacaTTCATGTTGGAGAGTTAGTGCCTGGAAATCAGCTTGACGACAAGCCTGAAGTAACTGCTTTTGTTTCCTGCAGAACTTTGGTAACTGGTTCGTCAGATGACATTATTGCAGAAACGTCTTCTGTAATCAATCAATATTCAAGCGAATCAACTAAATCAGGTGATGATATGGAAATTCATGTAAGTGACAAGAACTCTTCAGAGAGAATGATGGTGGAGTTGAATTCATCTGAGGGGCAGGGTTATGTGCCTGCTAACACAAGTAGTGCATGTACTTCACTTTCATCAACCTTTGTTAAGGTCAAGGATGAACCTGGGGATAACAATAACTTACCTGACCCTGACAAGAGTGCTATACGTGACTTTTCCTTTAACAAGCAGCCATTGAAGAGTGAATTGGGAGTCTCTGATAAACTATATGGAGATGATGTAGACCATATGCCACTGCGAGACCGGATGAAGATGCCAACGTTGGTGGAAAATAACATATCGAGGAACAATGAATACTTGAAGAAAAGTGTGCTGTCTTCTGTTGGATGCAGCATTATTGCTTCAGAATCTGCTGATCCAATACGCATCAGCCGTCCACGGAAGAGAAAAAAGACTGTCAC TGATTCGGTTGAGTCAGCATTGGAGGAAGATGCTCCTGGACTCCTGAAG GTGTTGATTGACAAAGGGGTCTCAGTTGATGAAATTAAGCTTTATGGGGAGATGGAGAGCGATGAAGCTCTTGATGAGTCATTTATTGAAGAGAGTTTTTCTGAGCTTGAAGCTGTGATTACAAAG CTTTTCTCTCAGCGGGAATCCTTTATAAAATTTGCTTCTGTACGATGCACAAAGGGTGCTAGAGCTACTTATTGCTTGGCCTGTCTATTTTCACTTGTGGAGCAG GCCCGATATTTGCAGTTTCGACAATGGCCTGTTGAATGGGGGTGGTGCCGAGACCTCCAATCATTTATATTTGTCTTTAAAAGACATAACAG GATAGTGCTGGAACGTCCTGAATATGGCTATGCAACGTACTTTTTTGAGATAGTGGATTCCTTACCCGTTGACTGGCAGATCAAGCGTTTGGTGACTGCAATGAGGCTTAGTAGCTGTGGCAGGGTTTCTCTAATTGAGAACAAAGCATTAGTG GTTGGAGAAGACTTGACTGAAGGGGAAGCGAAGGTTTTAATGGAATACGGTTGGGTACCAAATAGCGGCTTGGGATCAATGCTTAACTATTGTGACAGAGTTGTGCATGATAGGAAGAATGAGAGAGACAGCTCAGAATGGAGATCCAAGATAGCAAAGATGCTGATGGATGGTTACAACGGTGGAATTAAGGTTGCAACCAACATTCCAAAGAAGTTTGAGAACAACGTAGGTTctcaaaacccagaaattaagTTGGAGTTTTAA
- the LOC126700796 gene encoding protein RADIALIS-like 4 translates to MSGPSEWSWEENKVFENALAMHYEYFEKGEWEKIVVLIPTKTPTQISIHYAHLLEDIESIESGLVPPPRFQEKISDDKGGDIDLEEGEGSSTELE, encoded by the coding sequence ATGTCAGGGCCGAGTGAATGGAGCTGGGAAGAAAATAAAGTGTTCGAGAATGCTCTTGCAATGCACTATGAATACTTTGAAAAAGGAGAGTGGGAGAAGATTGTTGTGTTGATTCCTACCAAAACCCCTACTCAAATAAGCATACACTACGCACATCTACTGGAGGATATAGAGTCAATTGAATCTGGTCTGGTACCACCCCCAAGATTTCAAGAGAAAATCAGTGATGACAAAGGTGGTGACATTGATCTTGAAGAAGGAGAGGGATCATCAACAGAACTTGAGTGA